Proteins co-encoded in one Gleimia hominis genomic window:
- a CDS encoding GNAT family N-acetyltransferase: MKLVLRTATEADVPSITAACQDEAIQRYTSVPKPFTTEDAQAFVKMSQDSVSPQCHPIVENERGHLIGTLGATNYDPVQKSIEIGYWTARAHRGQGLIKQACQQLIDTLFADFDVQIIRWYAKAGNWDSWYVARALGFIFEGTQRRIENGEVVEYWCASLLKGQDTPLDAKDAPARFHLASSQQKPQEKELDPRRPLELVRQFHEVYGLPIKLGEQPTADFERVHMRMGLVGEEYAELVGAVYGPRARQEIETAQEQLRELDDQERDVIETADALADLVYVLYGMGLEAGIDLDRVLEQVQASNLSKLGADGKPIYRGDGKVLKGPGFFNPDIARALQVSSSTTEN; the protein is encoded by the coding sequence ATGAAACTAGTTCTGCGTACCGCCACCGAAGCGGACGTGCCCAGCATCACCGCAGCTTGCCAGGACGAAGCGATTCAACGCTACACCTCGGTCCCCAAGCCGTTCACCACAGAGGATGCGCAAGCGTTTGTGAAAATGAGTCAAGACAGTGTGTCTCCGCAGTGCCATCCGATTGTGGAAAATGAGCGCGGACACCTTATCGGCACGCTCGGTGCCACCAACTACGATCCCGTTCAAAAAAGCATTGAGATTGGGTACTGGACAGCCCGCGCCCACCGCGGACAAGGCCTAATTAAACAGGCGTGCCAGCAACTGATCGACACCCTGTTCGCGGACTTCGACGTCCAGATTATTCGCTGGTATGCGAAGGCTGGTAACTGGGACTCATGGTACGTGGCCCGCGCCCTCGGGTTCATTTTTGAGGGAACCCAGCGGCGAATAGAAAATGGTGAAGTAGTCGAATACTGGTGCGCTTCCCTGCTAAAAGGCCAAGACACACCACTCGATGCGAAAGATGCACCGGCGCGTTTCCACTTGGCATCGAGCCAGCAAAAACCTCAAGAAAAAGAACTGGATCCAAGACGCCCACTGGAACTCGTACGACAATTCCATGAGGTATACGGGCTGCCCATAAAACTAGGGGAGCAGCCCACTGCGGATTTTGAACGCGTGCACATGCGGATGGGGCTCGTTGGGGAAGAATACGCCGAACTCGTGGGAGCTGTGTACGGGCCGCGGGCTAGGCAGGAAATTGAAACTGCGCAAGAGCAATTGCGGGAGTTAGACGACCAGGAACGCGACGTGATTGAAACCGCGGACGCGTTAGCTGACCTCGTGTACGTGCTTTACGGCATGGGACTCGAAGCGGGGATCGACCTGGATCGCGTGCTCGAACAAGTGCAAGCTTCGAACTTGTCGAAACTTGGGGCGGATGGCAAGCCGATTTACCGTGGAGACGGGAAAGTACTCAAAGGCCCCGGCTTCTTCAACCCAGATATCGCCCGCGCCCTACAAGTATCATCATCAACAACGGAAAACTGA